The Streptomyces sp. NBC_00440 genome contains a region encoding:
- a CDS encoding roadblock/LC7 domain-containing protein has translation MALSKGLDWLLDDLTNRVEHVRCALVLSNDGLVTGVSKELAREDAEHLAAVASGLHSLAKGSGRHFHAGGVRQTMVEFDEGILFVTAAGDGSCLAVLSTAEADIGQIAYEMTLLVNRVGEHLAVAARQPDDTSSATW, from the coding sequence ATGGCGCTGAGCAAGGGACTCGACTGGCTGCTGGACGACCTGACGAACCGGGTCGAGCACGTCCGGTGTGCGCTGGTGCTGTCCAACGACGGACTGGTCACCGGGGTGAGCAAGGAACTGGCGCGGGAGGACGCGGAGCATCTGGCCGCGGTGGCCTCCGGCCTGCACAGCCTCGCCAAGGGGTCGGGACGGCACTTCCACGCGGGCGGCGTCCGCCAGACGATGGTCGAGTTCGACGAGGGGATCCTCTTCGTCACAGCGGCGGGCGACGGCAGTTGTCTCGCCGTCCTGAGTACGGCCGAGGCCGATATCGGGCAGATCGCGTACGAGATGACCCTGCTCGTCAACCGGGTCGGGGAGCACCTTGCGGTCGCCGCCAGGCAGCCCGACGACACGTCGTCCGCGACCTGGTGA
- a CDS encoding SWIM zinc finger family protein, with protein sequence MSGTDAPERTFAALAPAQGRAFARTWWGLAWLKALEDTALDGQQLKKGRRYARAGAVGAVSVRPGRITAVVQDPDSTRYRSDVLLQQLSDQEWDRFLDMAVESAGHIAALLDREMPPHLVEDAAAAGVDLLPGLGDLEPECSCDAWDHCPHTAALCYQVARLLDEDPFVLLLMRGRGERELLDELQRRSAGRAAGPESAGAGEEDREPGGVRADEAFAAADTLPPLPEPPSVPDAPGRPPSLDTETGPAPGLDPGALEFLAEDAARRASLLLAEALAPDHEHQPPAEELTPEQDAVRLAAATTDARISARLAAGSGRERAELALAVRAWHCGGAAALSVLEERWTPGAEGLSRARAQLDQAWDQGDSPRFDPTGNRWTVVGAGAQLRYGQDGRWWPYRKERGRWTPAGPADPDPAAALATVTDDE encoded by the coding sequence ATGAGCGGTACGGACGCACCGGAGCGCACCTTCGCCGCGCTCGCACCGGCCCAGGGCCGCGCTTTCGCCAGGACCTGGTGGGGCCTGGCCTGGCTGAAAGCCCTGGAGGACACCGCCCTTGACGGGCAGCAGCTGAAGAAGGGCCGCAGATACGCCCGCGCGGGCGCCGTCGGCGCGGTGTCCGTACGGCCGGGGCGGATCACCGCCGTCGTGCAGGATCCGGACTCCACGCGGTACCGCAGCGATGTGCTGCTGCAGCAGCTGAGCGACCAGGAGTGGGACCGGTTCCTCGACATGGCGGTCGAGAGCGCGGGGCACATCGCGGCGCTGCTGGACCGTGAGATGCCGCCGCACCTGGTCGAGGACGCCGCCGCTGCCGGGGTGGATCTGCTGCCGGGGCTCGGGGATCTGGAACCGGAGTGCTCCTGCGACGCGTGGGACCACTGCCCGCACACGGCTGCGCTCTGCTATCAGGTGGCACGCCTCCTCGACGAGGATCCGTTCGTGCTGCTGCTGATGCGCGGGCGAGGTGAACGGGAGCTGCTGGACGAGCTGCAGCGACGCAGCGCGGGGAGGGCGGCCGGCCCGGAGAGTGCCGGGGCAGGCGAGGAGGATCGCGAGCCGGGGGGCGTACGGGCCGACGAGGCGTTCGCCGCTGCGGACACGCTGCCGCCGCTGCCCGAGCCGCCGTCGGTCCCGGACGCGCCGGGCAGGCCGCCGTCCCTGGACACGGAGACGGGTCCGGCGCCGGGCCTGGACCCCGGTGCGCTGGAGTTCCTTGCGGAGGACGCGGCCCGCAGAGCGTCGCTCCTGCTGGCCGAAGCGCTCGCTCCGGACCATGAACACCAGCCGCCGGCCGAGGAGTTGACGCCGGAGCAGGACGCCGTACGGCTGGCCGCGGCGACCACGGACGCGCGGATATCGGCCCGCCTCGCCGCGGGTTCGGGCCGCGAGCGCGCCGAGCTGGCCCTCGCCGTCCGGGCCTGGCACTGCGGCGGCGCGGCGGCGCTGTCCGTACTGGAGGAGCGGTGGACGCCCGGCGCAGAGGGACTGTCGCGGGCACGCGCACAGCTCGACCAGGCGTGGGATCAGGGGGACAGTCCGCGGTTCGACCCGACCGGGAACCGCTGGACGGTGGTGGGGGCCGGCGCCCAGCTGCGCTACGGGCAGGACGGCCGCTGGTGGCCCTACCGCAAGGAGCGGGGCCGCTGGACTCCTGCCGGACCCGCCGATCCCGACCCGGCGGCCGCGCTGGCCACGGTGACCGACGACGAGTGA
- the xylB gene encoding xylulokinase: MTAPEGPLVIGVDSSTQSTKALVVDSATGEVVAHGQAPHTVTGNDGARESDPEQWWRALTDALQQCGPAAVRAAAISVGGQQHGLVTLDAAGRPVRPAMLWNDVRSAPQSERLIGQLGANTWAGRTGSLPGPAMTVTKWAWLLENEPDAARATAAVRLPHDYLTERLTGRGTTDRGDASGTGWWATGTEAYDEEILQLAGLSPDLLPEVAGPSDAAGTVRALPGLPLAPGTVVAPGTGDNAAAALGLGLRPGRPVLSLGTSGTVYAVSRQRPVDPSGTVSGFADARSDWLPLACTLNCTLAVDRIAALLQLDREAVETGGGSVVLPFLGGERTPHLPHAAGLMYGLRHDTTGGQLLQAAYDGAVYALLAALDRVLDQDADPGAPLLLIGGGAQGAAWRETVRRLSGRPVQVPVAKELVALGAAAQAAGLLLGEDTTEVARRWDTARGPRYAPLAVDEPALHRIGATLSDADALLRGKEHRE; encoded by the coding sequence ATGACAGCACCCGAAGGCCCCCTGGTCATCGGCGTGGACTCCTCCACCCAGTCGACCAAGGCGCTGGTCGTCGACTCCGCGACCGGCGAGGTCGTCGCGCACGGCCAGGCCCCGCACACCGTCACCGGCAACGACGGCGCGCGCGAGAGCGACCCCGAGCAGTGGTGGCGGGCGCTCACCGACGCGCTCCAGCAGTGCGGACCCGCAGCGGTCCGGGCCGCCGCCATCTCGGTCGGCGGACAGCAGCACGGGCTGGTGACCCTGGACGCGGCCGGCCGGCCGGTGCGCCCGGCGATGCTGTGGAACGACGTCCGCTCCGCACCGCAGAGCGAGCGCCTCATCGGGCAGTTGGGCGCCAATACCTGGGCCGGGCGCACCGGGAGCCTGCCGGGGCCCGCGATGACCGTCACCAAGTGGGCCTGGCTGCTGGAGAACGAACCGGACGCCGCCCGCGCCACGGCGGCGGTCCGGCTGCCGCACGACTACCTCACGGAGCGGCTCACCGGCCGGGGCACGACCGACCGGGGCGACGCCTCGGGCACCGGCTGGTGGGCCACCGGGACCGAGGCGTATGACGAGGAGATCCTCCAGCTCGCGGGCCTCTCCCCCGACTTGCTGCCCGAGGTCGCGGGTCCGTCGGATGCGGCGGGCACCGTGCGCGCACTGCCCGGTCTGCCACTCGCCCCGGGCACCGTGGTGGCGCCGGGCACCGGTGACAACGCCGCGGCGGCGCTGGGCCTCGGGCTGCGCCCCGGCCGGCCCGTGCTCAGCCTCGGCACCTCGGGCACGGTGTACGCGGTGTCGCGGCAGCGGCCCGTCGACCCCTCGGGCACGGTCTCCGGTTTCGCCGACGCGCGGAGCGACTGGCTGCCGCTGGCCTGCACCCTCAACTGCACCCTGGCGGTCGACCGGATCGCCGCGCTGCTCCAGCTCGACCGGGAGGCCGTCGAGACGGGCGGCGGCTCCGTGGTGCTGCCCTTCCTCGGTGGCGAACGCACCCCTCATCTCCCGCACGCCGCGGGCCTGATGTACGGGCTGCGCCACGACACGACAGGCGGCCAGCTGCTCCAGGCCGCCTACGACGGCGCGGTCTACGCGCTGCTCGCCGCCCTGGACCGGGTCCTGGACCAGGACGCGGACCCCGGCGCGCCGCTGCTGCTGATCGGCGGCGGTGCCCAGGGCGCCGCCTGGCGGGAGACCGTACGGCGGTTGTCGGGGCGGCCCGTCCAGGTGCCCGTGGCGAAGGAACTGGTGGCGCTGGGCGCGGCGGCCCAGGCGGCGGGGCTGCTGCTCGGCGAGGACACCACCGAGGTCGCACGCCGGTGGGACACCGCGCGGGGCCCCCGGTACGCGCCGCTCGCCGTGGACGAACCGGCTCTGCACCGGATCGGGGCCACGCTCTCGGACGCGGACGCACTGCTGCGCGGGAAGGAGCACCGCGAGTGA
- a CDS encoding fatty acid desaturase family protein: MPQTASLLVESEQKTGSDFAPLLRAVKAHGLLQRRTGWYILSMSANLLALAATIAGMFLVGDSWWTLVLALPLAVLWSRTAFFGHDAGHAQMSGDRRVSRAVGFFHSNLLLGMSYGWWNDKHNRHHANPNHVDKDPDVGVGVMVWTQKQAAEREGLSRWLTRNQARLFFPLLLLEGIALKVYGFQTVLSREKEDGCRQPGRERAVEALLLLAHLAGYAALLLTVMSPGKAVVFALVHHALFGLHLGMTFAPNHKGMEMPDSDGERWGHLQRQVLTSRNVRGGLLTDWFLGGLNYQIEHHLFPSMPRPHLRLAQSLVSEHCRSLGMPYAQTSLIDSYRQALTHMHEVGAPLRAA; the protein is encoded by the coding sequence ATGCCACAGACCGCCTCGCTGCTCGTGGAATCCGAGCAGAAGACGGGCAGCGACTTCGCCCCCCTCCTGAGGGCGGTGAAGGCTCACGGGCTCCTGCAGCGGCGCACCGGCTGGTACATCCTCAGCATGAGCGCCAACCTGCTGGCCCTCGCTGCGACGATCGCCGGCATGTTCCTCGTGGGTGACTCCTGGTGGACCCTCGTGCTGGCCCTTCCGCTGGCCGTCCTCTGGTCGCGCACCGCCTTCTTCGGGCACGACGCCGGACACGCGCAGATGTCCGGTGACCGCAGGGTGAGCCGGGCTGTCGGCTTCTTCCACAGCAATCTGCTGCTCGGTATGAGCTACGGCTGGTGGAACGACAAGCACAACCGTCACCACGCCAACCCCAACCACGTCGACAAGGACCCTGACGTGGGCGTCGGCGTCATGGTCTGGACGCAGAAGCAGGCTGCGGAGCGCGAGGGCCTGTCCCGCTGGCTCACCCGCAACCAGGCACGGCTCTTCTTCCCCCTGCTGCTGCTCGAAGGCATCGCCCTGAAGGTCTACGGCTTCCAGACGGTGCTGTCCCGGGAGAAGGAGGACGGCTGCCGTCAGCCGGGCCGCGAGCGGGCTGTCGAGGCCCTGCTGCTCCTGGCGCACCTCGCCGGATACGCCGCGCTCCTGCTCACGGTCATGTCCCCGGGTAAGGCGGTCGTCTTCGCCCTGGTGCACCACGCACTGTTCGGGCTGCACCTCGGGATGACGTTCGCCCCGAACCACAAGGGCATGGAGATGCCCGACTCCGACGGCGAGCGCTGGGGGCATCTGCAGCGCCAGGTGCTGACCTCGCGCAACGTACGCGGCGGCTTGCTCACCGACTGGTTCCTCGGTGGACTGAACTACCAGATCGAGCACCATCTCTTCCCGAGCATGCCCAGGCCCCATCTGCGGCTTGCCCAGTCCCTGGTGAGCGAGCACTGCCGGTCGCTGGGAATGCCGTACGCCCAGACATCCCTGATCGATTCCTACCGGCAGGCGCTGACCCACATGCACGAGGTCGGAGCGCCGCTGCGCGCGGCGTAG
- a CDS encoding DEAD/DEAH box helicase, translating into MRYPRRSRPTVVKFEECAIAVQGLPTATLSEIAQLSRCSAVFLPADPARTGRVAFWHPDGNEPPTSPGSMEELLVVGGDTRPYPVRATVLTVQEALPVLTRGRGGAHASAAVTFWGSAALLALQLAARGRLLPGLSADGYEAWRAGPLDAADLVRVRELAAAMPPTAHAVPLDPAADPVRLPAPEELVRAFLDAVADGLPRTPAASFAAGSPAFAAAEPRKLPGQQAWAADVAAGQDAGVRISLRVEVTGLSGADTEFGDGPAFRAVLQMHGVSDPSLTADASDVWSGSAPGFGPRARMFGPRARMDALLALRRAARAWAPLAPLLSAAVPDAVELADEEVAELLGEAARALAAGGVRVHWPQEFARTLTARAVIGADDDAPDAATDPAAGAAADADAGFVRTADRPATDLPSVLSADTLLAFNWRFTLGDQPLSRAELDQLAEAARPAVRLRDRWVLVDPEEIRRARDTRGRTIAPIEALGAALTGTTEVDGRQVEVTATGPLARLRDHLGDPEGTGQQTIGQPAALEAALRDYQLRGLNWLHRMTSLGLGGCLADDMGLGKTITLIALHLHRQSDKDSAGPTLVVCPASLMGNWQREIEKFAPGTPVRRFHGAARSLEGLADGEFVLTTYGTMRLDAERLAGAMWGLVVADEAQHVKNPYSATARQLRTIGTRARVALTGTPVENNLSELWAILDWTTPGLLGRLGGFRTRYARAVEGGKDPAAAERLSRLVAPFLLRRRKADPGIAPELPPKTETDRAVALTREQTGLYEAVVRETLAEISTVDGFARRGLVVKLLTALKQICNHPAQYLKEEEPLIEGRSGKVELLDELLDTILAEGAGVLVFTQYVRMARLIEQHLTARGVPTLLLHGGTPVARRQDMVDRFQAGEVPVFLLSLKAAGTGLNLTRAGHVVHFDRWWNPAVEAQATDRAYRIGQTQPVQVHRLIAEGTIEDRIADMLDRKRELADAVLGAGEAALTGLTDAELADLVELRGSAR; encoded by the coding sequence ATGAGGTACCCTCGGCGATCCCGGCCCACAGTAGTCAAATTTGAGGAATGCGCTATCGCTGTGCAAGGACTCCCCACGGCAACGCTCTCCGAGATCGCCCAACTCTCCCGCTGCTCCGCGGTCTTCCTGCCTGCGGACCCGGCACGTACCGGAAGGGTCGCCTTCTGGCACCCCGATGGCAACGAGCCGCCCACGAGCCCCGGCTCCATGGAGGAGCTGCTCGTCGTCGGCGGCGACACACGCCCGTACCCCGTACGGGCGACTGTCCTGACGGTACAGGAAGCCCTGCCCGTTCTCACCCGTGGCCGTGGGGGTGCACACGCGTCAGCAGCTGTCACCTTCTGGGGATCGGCCGCGTTGCTCGCTCTCCAACTCGCCGCCCGCGGGCGGCTGCTGCCGGGTCTCAGCGCCGACGGCTACGAGGCTTGGCGGGCCGGCCCGCTGGACGCCGCCGATCTGGTACGCGTACGGGAACTCGCCGCGGCCATGCCGCCCACCGCGCACGCGGTGCCGCTGGACCCGGCGGCGGACCCCGTACGGCTGCCCGCACCCGAGGAGTTGGTGCGCGCCTTCCTGGATGCCGTGGCGGACGGGCTGCCGCGGACTCCCGCCGCGTCCTTCGCGGCGGGGAGCCCCGCGTTCGCCGCCGCCGAACCGCGGAAGCTGCCCGGGCAGCAGGCCTGGGCCGCCGATGTCGCGGCCGGTCAGGACGCCGGTGTCCGCATCTCCTTGCGGGTGGAGGTGACGGGGCTCTCCGGCGCGGATACGGAGTTTGGCGACGGGCCGGCTTTCCGGGCCGTTCTGCAGATGCACGGTGTCAGCGACCCCTCCCTGACGGCCGACGCCTCGGACGTCTGGTCGGGCTCGGCACCCGGCTTCGGGCCGCGTGCCCGGATGTTCGGGCCGCGTGCCCGGATGGACGCTCTGCTCGCCCTGCGCCGGGCCGCCCGCGCCTGGGCGCCGCTCGCACCGCTCCTTTCGGCCGCTGTTCCCGACGCGGTCGAACTCGCCGACGAGGAGGTCGCCGAACTGCTCGGCGAAGCGGCGCGGGCGCTCGCCGCCGGAGGAGTGCGGGTGCACTGGCCCCAGGAGTTCGCCCGCACGCTGACCGCTCGGGCCGTCATCGGCGCGGACGACGACGCCCCCGATGCCGCTACCGATCCCGCTGCCGGCGCTGCGGCTGATGCCGATGCCGGCTTCGTACGCACCGCGGACAGGCCCGCGACGGACCTGCCGTCCGTGCTGTCGGCCGACACCCTGCTCGCCTTCAACTGGCGCTTCACGCTGGGCGATCAGCCGCTGAGCCGTGCCGAACTCGACCAGCTCGCCGAGGCCGCCAGGCCCGCCGTGCGGCTGCGCGACCGCTGGGTGCTGGTCGACCCGGAGGAGATACGGCGCGCCCGCGACACCCGGGGCCGCACCATCGCTCCGATCGAGGCGCTGGGGGCTGCGCTCACCGGCACGACGGAAGTGGACGGGCGGCAGGTGGAGGTCACCGCGACGGGCCCGCTGGCCCGGTTGCGCGACCATCTCGGCGACCCGGAGGGCACCGGGCAGCAGACGATCGGGCAGCCCGCCGCTCTCGAAGCGGCCCTGCGCGACTACCAGTTGCGCGGACTGAACTGGCTGCACCGGATGACCTCGCTCGGTCTCGGCGGCTGCCTCGCCGACGACATGGGGCTCGGCAAGACCATCACCCTGATCGCCCTGCATCTGCACCGGCAGAGCGACAAGGACTCGGCGGGCCCCACCCTGGTGGTCTGCCCGGCCTCCCTGATGGGCAACTGGCAGCGGGAGATCGAGAAGTTCGCGCCCGGCACTCCCGTACGCCGCTTCCACGGTGCGGCACGGAGCCTGGAGGGCCTGGCCGACGGCGAGTTCGTCCTCACCACCTACGGCACCATGCGGCTGGACGCCGAGCGGCTGGCCGGGGCCATGTGGGGGCTGGTCGTCGCCGACGAGGCGCAGCACGTGAAGAATCCGTACTCCGCGACGGCCCGCCAGCTGCGGACCATCGGCACCCGCGCCCGCGTGGCGCTCACCGGCACCCCGGTGGAGAACAACCTCTCCGAGCTGTGGGCGATCCTCGACTGGACCACGCCCGGTCTGCTGGGCAGGCTGGGCGGATTCCGTACGCGCTACGCCCGGGCCGTCGAGGGCGGGAAGGATCCGGCCGCGGCGGAACGGCTCTCCCGGCTGGTCGCGCCGTTCCTGCTGCGCAGGCGCAAGGCCGATCCGGGCATCGCGCCCGAGCTGCCGCCGAAGACGGAGACCGACCGGGCGGTGGCGCTCACCAGGGAACAGACCGGTCTGTACGAGGCCGTGGTGCGGGAGACGCTCGCGGAGATCTCCACCGTGGACGGCTTCGCGCGCCGTGGTCTCGTGGTGAAGCTGCTGACCGCGCTGAAGCAGATCTGCAACCACCCCGCGCAGTACCTCAAGGAGGAGGAGCCCCTCATCGAGGGGCGCTCGGGCAAGGTGGAGCTGCTGGACGAACTGCTCGACACGATCCTCGCCGAGGGCGCGGGTGTGCTCGTCTTCACCCAGTACGTGCGGATGGCGCGGCTCATCGAACAGCATCTGACAGCCCGCGGGGTGCCCACCCTGCTGTTGCACGGCGGGACGCCGGTCGCCCGCCGCCAGGACATGGTGGACCGCTTCCAGGCCGGCGAAGTGCCGGTGTTCCTGCTGTCGTTGAAGGCCGCGGGTACCGGCCTCAACCTCACCCGGGCCGGCCATGTGGTGCACTTCGACCGCTGGTGGAACCCGGCCGTCGAGGCCCAGGCCACCGACCGCGCGTACCGCATCGGGCAGACGCAGCCGGTCCAGGTGCACCGGCTGATCGCCGAGGGGACCATCGAGGACCGGATCGCCGACATGCTCGACCGCAAACGCGAACTGGCCGACGCGGTGCTCGGGGCCGGCGAGGCCGCACTGACCGGGCTGACCGACGCCGAACTGGCGGATCTGGTGGAACTGCGAGGGAGTGCACGATGA
- a CDS encoding DUF4383 domain-containing protein: MATSHTVHAPRSRFVLDEHLPVDHRLSRVYRFGAGLMGLVLLAFGILGVIDKIGFFSTGGDMVAGLNTNGALSVLSIVIGLILMAGAVIGGNISSMLNMVIGVAFILSGFVNLALIGTSANFLAFHLQNVLFSFVVGILLMTFGMYGRVSGSLPHDNPYWRARHEKRERRARQAAAQH, encoded by the coding sequence ATGGCTACGAGCCATACCGTGCACGCCCCCCGGAGCCGCTTCGTCCTGGACGAACATCTGCCGGTCGACCACAGACTGAGCCGGGTCTACCGCTTCGGGGCCGGTCTCATGGGCCTTGTCCTGCTGGCTTTCGGGATACTCGGCGTGATCGACAAGATCGGGTTCTTCAGCACCGGCGGAGACATGGTCGCCGGCCTGAACACCAACGGTGCACTGAGCGTTCTGTCGATCGTGATCGGCCTGATCCTGATGGCGGGCGCCGTGATCGGCGGGAACATCTCATCGATGCTCAACATGGTCATCGGCGTGGCCTTCATCCTCAGCGGGTTCGTCAACCTCGCCCTGATCGGTACGAGCGCCAACTTCCTGGCTTTCCACCTTCAGAACGTCCTGTTCAGCTTTGTGGTCGGGATTCTGCTGATGACGTTCGGGATGTACGGCCGGGTGTCCGGGAGCCTTCCGCACGACAACCCGTACTGGCGCGCCCGGCACGAGAAGCGTGAGCGGCGCGCACGCCAGGCTGCCGCGCAACACTGA
- a CDS encoding APC family permease has product MPREPGEPGGPGEPAPGLRRDAIGLREVLFQSITAMAPAAAVAASIPSGAAFAGGSLPLSVLVALVACLFTASCVAELARQLPAAGSVATYSAQGLHPAVGFLVGWGYVFVEALVPALLLLQLGFTTAGTLHQEWASYPTALWWPWSLAGAVIIALAGFYGVRASARFGTVLGVFEVLVLLVFAVLLIVKAGDANTLSVFGTSHTAHGYTGVGGVFAGSVYTVLAFSGFEAAAPLAEEARDPRRTMRRAVLGAALAIGLFYVLTTYAMSVYFGPDRFAGFGVSGAASWEGVARASFGLFWVLLFLAIVNSTVANANACANVSTRTAFALGRIGVFPRRFARVHPRHRSPVTGVAVQFAVAVAAVLGLGLAYGPETAFALLATVIVTVVIGVYIVVNLACAGYFLRRRRDLFRPVPHLLFPVLGIAAFVPALLTAAGIPAFDFVSRLKPPVSYAGPVVGGWMLAGVVVLAVLVRRHPGRLAETGRVHLDGPPDPAGVHSPQESGAPTGKGALTGNTTDETGELPA; this is encoded by the coding sequence ATGCCGAGAGAACCGGGAGAGCCGGGAGGACCAGGAGAACCAGCTCCAGGGCTGCGACGCGACGCCATCGGGCTGCGCGAGGTCCTCTTCCAGAGCATCACCGCCATGGCTCCCGCGGCGGCCGTCGCGGCGTCGATCCCGTCGGGCGCCGCGTTCGCGGGCGGCAGCCTGCCGCTGTCGGTGCTGGTGGCGCTGGTCGCCTGTCTGTTCACCGCTTCGTGCGTCGCCGAGCTGGCACGGCAACTGCCCGCCGCGGGCTCGGTCGCGACGTACTCCGCGCAGGGCCTGCACCCGGCGGTCGGCTTCCTGGTCGGCTGGGGTTATGTCTTCGTCGAGGCACTGGTTCCCGCCCTGCTGCTGCTCCAGCTCGGCTTCACCACGGCGGGCACCCTGCACCAGGAGTGGGCCTCGTACCCGACAGCCCTCTGGTGGCCGTGGTCCCTGGCCGGAGCGGTGATCATCGCCCTGGCCGGGTTCTACGGTGTCCGGGCATCGGCCCGCTTCGGCACGGTGCTCGGCGTCTTCGAGGTGCTTGTCCTGCTGGTCTTCGCCGTACTGCTGATCGTGAAGGCCGGGGACGCCAACACCCTTTCGGTGTTCGGCACTTCCCACACCGCTCATGGCTACACCGGGGTCGGCGGTGTCTTCGCCGGGTCCGTCTACACGGTGCTGGCCTTCTCCGGGTTCGAGGCGGCCGCGCCGCTCGCCGAGGAGGCACGCGATCCGCGGCGCACCATGCGGCGGGCGGTCCTCGGTGCGGCGCTCGCGATCGGTCTGTTCTACGTCCTGACCACCTATGCGATGTCCGTGTACTTCGGCCCCGACCGGTTCGCCGGGTTCGGCGTTTCGGGTGCCGCGTCCTGGGAGGGCGTGGCGCGCGCCTCGTTCGGGCTCTTCTGGGTGCTGCTCTTCCTCGCGATCGTCAACTCGACCGTCGCCAACGCCAACGCGTGCGCGAACGTGTCGACGCGGACCGCCTTCGCGCTCGGGCGGATCGGCGTGTTCCCGCGCCGGTTCGCCCGTGTCCATCCGCGCCACCGCTCCCCGGTCACCGGGGTCGCCGTGCAGTTCGCCGTCGCGGTGGCCGCGGTGCTCGGGCTCGGTCTCGCGTACGGCCCGGAGACCGCTTTCGCGCTGCTGGCCACGGTCATCGTCACGGTGGTCATCGGCGTGTACATCGTCGTCAATCTGGCCTGCGCGGGATACTTCCTGCGGCGCAGGCGCGACCTGTTCCGCCCGGTGCCGCATCTGCTCTTCCCGGTGCTGGGCATCGCCGCCTTCGTCCCCGCGCTCCTCACGGCGGCCGGGATCCCGGCCTTCGACTTCGTCTCCAGGCTGAAGCCGCCCGTCTCGTACGCGGGGCCGGTCGTCGGCGGCTGGATGCTGGCCGGTGTGGTGGTGCTGGCCGTGCTGGTGCGCAGGCATCCCGGGCGGCTCGCGGAGACGGGCCGGGTGCATCTGGACGGGCCGCCGGACCCCGCCGGAGTCCACAGTCCGCAGGAGAGCGGCGCCCCGACCGG
- a CDS encoding PPOX class F420-dependent oxidoreductase — protein MAQQMTEEQWRAFVSHSTRTGKLSTVRADGSPHIAPIWFVLDGQDLVFNTGKDTVKGRNLARDGRVALCVDDDRPPFSFVVLQGHATLSEDLAEVGHWAGRIGARYMGEQRAAEFAERNGVPGELLVRVRIEKVLAQAAVAD, from the coding sequence ATGGCACAGCAGATGACCGAGGAACAGTGGCGGGCATTCGTCTCGCACTCCACACGCACCGGCAAACTCTCGACCGTACGCGCCGACGGGAGCCCGCACATCGCACCGATCTGGTTCGTCCTGGACGGGCAGGACCTGGTGTTCAACACGGGCAAGGACACCGTCAAGGGCCGCAATCTGGCCCGTGACGGACGCGTGGCCCTGTGCGTGGACGACGATCGCCCGCCGTTCTCCTTCGTCGTGCTCCAGGGGCACGCGACGCTGAGTGAGGATCTGGCCGAAGTAGGGCACTGGGCCGGCCGGATCGGCGCCCGGTACATGGGCGAGCAGCGCGCGGCGGAATTCGCCGAGCGCAATGGCGTACCGGGCGAACTCCTCGTCCGGGTGCGCATCGAGAAGGTACTCGCACAGGCCGCCGTGGCGGACTAG
- a CDS encoding class I SAM-dependent methyltransferase: MTDDHTHVQEFFGARAAGWDTRFPDDGPAYAAAVADMGLRPGDAVLDAGCGTGRALPALRGAVGTAGYVIGADLTPEMLAAAVRAGRHRDAQLLLADVARLPVLTESLDAVFAAGLIAHLPQPEDGARELARAVKPGGLLALFHPIGRAALAARQGRRLTDDDLRGEGPLRTLLAASGWRMTSYTDEPDRFLALAVRDDQGS; the protein is encoded by the coding sequence ATGACCGATGACCACACACATGTGCAGGAGTTCTTCGGGGCCCGGGCCGCCGGCTGGGACACCCGCTTCCCGGACGACGGACCCGCCTACGCCGCCGCCGTCGCGGACATGGGGCTGCGGCCAGGTGACGCCGTTCTGGACGCCGGCTGCGGTACGGGGCGGGCGCTGCCCGCGCTGCGTGGGGCGGTCGGGACAGCGGGTTACGTCATCGGGGCCGACCTGACGCCCGAGATGCTGGCGGCGGCCGTGCGTGCGGGGCGCCACCGCGACGCCCAGCTGCTGCTCGCGGATGTCGCACGGCTGCCGGTGCTCACGGAGTCGCTGGACGCCGTGTTCGCCGCGGGGCTGATCGCGCATCTGCCCCAGCCCGAGGACGGGGCACGGGAGTTGGCCCGCGCCGTCAAGCCCGGTGGCCTGCTGGCGTTGTTCCATCCGATCGGCCGGGCGGCGCTGGCGGCCCGGCAGGGGCGTCGGCTCACCGATGACGACCTGCGCGGCGAGGGGCCGCTGCGGACACTGCTCGCCGCCTCGGGGTGGCGGATGACCTCGTACACCGATGAGCCCGACCGGTTTCTCGCGCTGGCCGTGCGCGACGACCAGGGAAGCTAG